Part of the Paenibacillus sp. JNUCC32 genome is shown below.
TTCGTAATCCCGGATGCCCGACATGCCGAACAGCCAGGCATGATCGTAATCCGGCAGAGCATATCCGCCAAAGCGCAAAACGGGATCCTCAAATAACCACGCGGCGTAGGTCAGTATGGAACGGATATCGCTGTCGTCGCTGTCTCCCAGCATCGGCTGCTTGTGGTTCGGCTTTGCCCAGTACAGGGAGGCTTCGGCCATCTCGCGTACCTTATGCCGGAATAGGCCGTCAAGCTCCAGCCCGTTGAGATTGGCGAGGTGAACGCAGTCCAGATAACAAGCCAGCACCTCATGATGGTATGTTGGCGACTGCTCCCAGTGAATGCCGTCTACCATGATCTGAAGCCGGGCCGTCTCATTCAGTCTCTCTTCCCCTAGTTCCCGCCATCGTGCCGAACTCTTAAACTCGGGGAAGTACAGTGCGATATGGTATAAACCGCACGTTTCCAGAACACCCCAGTTGCTGATATGCTTCCAGCTGGTGAAGGAAGCAGCCAGATACTCCCCGTGCTCGTGAAGCGAAATCAGGGCTTTACCGAGCAGCAGCGGAGTCAGGGATGGACTGCCGATCATGTATCGAAGTGCCTTGATCCAGTTCGCGCTGCGCAGACCGGCTTCGATTGGTCGCCATGTCAGCGTATCCGTCGTCGGCTCTTCGGGGACAGGATTCCGATCGATCCAGTCTTCGAGCTGGCGGCAAAACGCTTCCGCATACTTCTCGTCGCCCGTCATTGCATACGCTTGTCCCAGCGCCACCCAATAGCGGTGGCGATTCAGCATGTAAGCCCACTCCGCGTCTTGATCGGGAATATGGGACCAATTCACGCTTCCCTCAAATGTAACGGGAATTTGGCTCCGTTCCATATCCCACGGAAAACGGAACAGGAACGTCTGCTGTACCACTTCTTCCGCCGTCTTCATCACGGTTTCCAGTCCATCTGCGCAATATTGCTTCACGTAATCGGTGATATACTGCTTATCCTCGCCGCTCATCCACCATCCGGGTGTCCTCCGGCAGGTGAAGTATTGATGCAGTTTATACAGTAAATCGTGCCGATGACCTTGATCGTCTGCATCCTGCATCGAACCCATAGCGGGATCCTTCAGGTTCAAAATCTCCAAAACAGCATTCGCCGAAGCTTCCATGGCATCAGCGTTCATACCAGTACCCCTTGCTGCCGGTCTCCAGCCGAATTAAAGCTTCCAGATAAAAATAATCTCCCCAGATCATGAAATCATCCGGGGACAAGCCGCCCCGCACATGATAAGAGCCATGCTGCAGCAGACCCTCCGCTTCTTGGCCGATCGTGGAATAGTGGCGGACCAGTGAGGTCATGGAATCCTTCAATCCTTGTTCAAATCCGGCTCTTTCTGGATCCCCCTCCTCCAAATGTCCAATCAGTTCCAGCAAGCCCGCTGCCACGATGGCGGAAGCCGAGCTGTCGCGGTAAGTCTCTGCGGTTACGGGAGCGTTAAAGTCCCAAAGGGCGACATGATCCTCCGGTAAATGCTCTAGGAAGTATCTGGCCATTCGTTTGGAAGTATCTAGGTATGCATGATTTCCGGTGTATCGATAAGCCAGCGCGAAGCCATATACCCCCCATGCTTGTCCCCGCGTCCAGGTCGAACCGTTCGTATAGCCTTGATGCGTGGCACCGCCGATCGGCTCCCCCGTATGGGGATCGAAGAAAAAGGTATGGTATGAGCTGTCGTCTCCCCGTACGAGATAGCGCCTTGTCTTCTCCGCCTGCATGATTGCAATTTCCCGATATTGGGACTTTCCGGTTTGCTGTCCCGCCCAGAACAGCAGCGGCAGATTCATCAAACAATCGATAATGATGCGGCCGCCTTCCTGTTCGTCTCCTTCCGGACCCCACGCTTGAATATATCCTCCGCTTGGACGCCAGCGTTTCAGCAGCAGATCCGCAGCCTGAAGCGTCAACTGGCGGGCACTCTCGTCCTTCTCGACGATCCATTCCGCTTTCGAGGACAAGGAATAAAGGAACCCGATATCGTGATGATCAAGCACCTTCTTTCCTGCAAAGCGGCGGCGAAAATCTTCCACTGTTCGTTTTGCTCCCAATCTAAAGGCCTCGTCGCCTGTGTATTCATAACACAGCCAGAGCAGGCCGCTCCAGAAGCCGTTCGTCCAGTCGTCATTGTCATTCAGCAAATAAGCTCCGTCCCTGCTGACGTGGGGAAATCTTGCCCCGAAGGCATCCATGTTCTTCCGGATTTTCTCTACGGCATCTTGAATCGCATTGCTCCACATAACACCTTGCTCCCTTCAAATCGATCCTGATTACGATTCATGATAAGGAGAGTCGCCCGGTTCTAGTAGAGCCGATTTTTGCCTTGATGTGCATTATTTTGACTTTTGCAGCCTTTAGTCGGTAAAAAAGGAACCCGCCTTCCCATTCAGCTCTAATCCAACCAAAAAAACGATCCGAGGTAAACCTCGGATCGTTCGTTTTGCCCTTGAAGCGGTAAAGCGTTACGCGACGAACTTTTTCCACTTTCTGATCTTGGTTCTGAAGCTTTTGAAAGGGGCGACGGAATTGATGTGCAGCCATTTCCACATCGGCCAGTTGGCGCTGGTTACCGTCCATTTTCGAACGCCCGGACGAAACAACTCTTCCTCGGTCAACCGGTTGATCCATTCGCACCATTCATCCGTCCTCTGCTTCAGCATGCTACGCAATTCTTCCAAAGAATAGCCGTCATACGCTTGGTAGAAACGCTGATACAGCGCCCCCAATTGATTCCATTTATAGTCAGGGGCCGGCGTCGTAACTTCGATGCCGGCTCGTTCATCCCGCTCCCAGCTCATGACGAGAGACAGCCAACCAAGCTGATAGGCGATCATTTCTTGCGGCGTTCTGTCGACTTCGCCAATGCGATGATTCTTTTTATCCTCCGGGACATCATCAAATTCTTGGTCAAACAGCTTATACGTTCGTCGAATTTCAGCAATGAAAGCCTCTTTGCTCGGATACGTTTGCAACGGTACTCTCTCCTTCATCATTAACATGTACCGCTAAACAGGCACATCCAAATCATACCATGATTTGGGGTCGCACACGGTGACGAAGATCATCCCGCTCCCTTTGCGGAAAGCCGCAGCCACAACGAAGAATTAAAATTCTTTGGAATCTATCTCGTTCCGAAGCCGTTCAATGACTTGATCCATCGCGATCTCGCCAAGCTCGCCCTCGCCCCGTTTACGAACCGATACGTGATCGGAGTTCATTTCCTTCTCGCCAAGGACAAGCGTGTAAGGCGTTTTCAACAGTCCCGCTTCACGGATTTTATAACCCAGCTTTTCATTTCGGACATCGACGTTCACCCGGATGCCTGCACTCTCCAGACGCTTCTTCACCTTCAAGGAATAATCGATATAGTGATCCGACACCGGAATGATCATCACTTGTACGGGAGCAAGCCACATCGGGAAAGCCCCGCCGTAATGCTCCGTAAGGATCCCGATAAAACGCTCGATGGATCCAAACACCGCCCGGTGAATGACAACCGGCCGATGCTTCTGATTATCTTCTCCAATATAGGACAGATCGAACTTTTCAGGGAACTGGAAATCCAGTTGGATGGTGCCGCACTGCCAGCTTCGCTTTAAGGAATCGAGGATATGAAAGTCGATTTTGGGTCCGTAAAACGCTCCATCCCCTTCATTAATCCGGTACGGCAGTCCCAATTGATCCAGTACCTGCTGCAGCGAAGACTCCGCTTGCTCCCATAGTTCCTCGGAGCCCATGGAATCCTCCGGCCTTGTCGATAACTCGATTGTATATTCAAAGCCAAAGACTTGATACACTCGGCTGATAAAATCGATAACCTGTTTGATTTCTTCCTGGATCTGATCGGGCCTTACAAAAATATGCGCATCATCTTGACAAAACGTGCGCACCCGCATCATGCCGTTAAGAGCGCCTGAGAACTCATGGCGGTGAACCTGACCGAATTCGGATATGCGAATGGGCAGCTCTCTGTAGGAGTGCAGCGAGTTTTTGTAGACCAACATATGTCCTGGACAGTTCATCGGCTTCAGCGCATACTCCGTCTCGTCTACTTGCGTAAAATACATATTGTCTTTGTAGTGATCCCAGTGACCGGACATTTCCCACAGGCGCTTGTTCATCATCAGCGGAGTCCGCACTTCATCGTAATCGCGATGGAATTGAAGCCCTCTTGCGAATTGCTCCAGCTCATTGCGAATGATCATCCCGTTCGGCAAAAAGAAGGGCATGCCGGGCGCTTCTTCCGAGAACATAAAGAGGCCAAGCTCTTTTCCCAGCTTCCGATGATCCCGTTTCTTGGCTTCTTCTAGCAGCAATAAATGCTCATCCAGCTGCGACTTCTTGGGAAACGCCGTTCCGTAGATTCGCTGCAGCATTTTATTGTCGGAGTCTCCCCGCCAATAAGCACCCGCCACACTCATTAATTTGAACGCTTTGATTCTGCCCGTGGATGGAAGATGCGGCCCTCTGCATAAGTCAACGAACTCGCCCTGCTCATATACCGAAATAACCTCGTCCTCCGGTAGTTCACGAATTAGCTCCATTTTATACGGATCATCTTGGAATATACGTTCAGCCTCCTTACGCCCCACTTCCTTGCGAAGGATCGGCAGGTCTTCCTGAACGATCTTCTGCATTTCTCGTTCGATGGCAATCAAGTCATCGGCCGTAATGGAATGCCCCAGATCCATATCGTAATAAAAACCATCCTCAATGACCGGTCCCACCCCAAGATGAACAGATTCACTGCCGTATAGCCGTTTCACGGCCTGAGCCATCAGATGGGCCGTACTGTGCCGATATACGTACAATCCGTCCTCGGAATCCAGTGTAATGATGCTTACTTCCGCATCTTCGCGAAGCTCACGATTCAAATCCACAAGTTTGCCATCCACTTTGGCTGCAACCGCATTTTTCTTCAGTCCTGAATGGATGGATTCCGCGATTTGGATCATCGTCGTTTGTGCGGGATACTCCTTCTTGCTTCCGTCCTGCAGCGTTACTACAATTGACATTGTGATCCCTCCATCAAATTTAGATTGAACGCAAAAAAGCACTCGATCCCTAAGGGACGAGTGCGTTCAGCTCGTGGTTCCACCCTAATTTGATCCGATAATGGCAAACGCTCGTACTGCCGCGCGCTTTGTCGGATCCTCATTCAGACATCCGGTAACGGGGATGATTCGGTGTTTTCTAGTTCCATTTCGATTGTCGAACGACCGATCTGGGTTCAAAAACACAGCTACAAAGGGGTAATTCAAGAAACAAGCGCGGAAGAAGCTTTCACCAATCGCTTCTCTCTCTGGACAGGTCGTTTCACGAATCATGTCTTTGATCGTTGCTGATAGTAAAGTACTATAAGTCAGTTTTTTCTAATTGTCAAACCTAATTTCAAAGATAGTTCGATGTTAATTTGGATAACAAGTCCTTCCCTCATGTATCCTATGTCAGCATCTTTTCCATGTTTACGATTCCTCGTCCTTCAGGGTCATTTTGACCAAATATCCAATACCCAAACCGACCAGAACACCCGGAAAAGCATTGTCTAGCGTTAAACCGATCCCCGCCCCGATGATGACGCATGCGTAAATAATGATATCTCCCTTTTTCAATTCTCCCATCTCCCTCTTGTCGATATGTATGACATTCTCCGTGATTTTCGTTGACGAATTATATCTTACAAGATGACGCCGCGTCACTTTCAAGCGTCTATTGAGAAGTTGTCAAATTCACGAATGAATCCATAGCTTAAAACAAAAAAGCCGCTGTTAACCAGCAGCTCTCATTCTTAAAGATCGATTATTGAATATTGTTCATTGCGTCAATGAATACCCTAACCGGGTAAATCTCCCTTGTTTCTGCGCGAAGCGAAAACGTTTAATAACTTACCAATTACACTGCTTCCCAAGGAGGGTTGTCCATGGATATGTTTATCGATTTAGGAGTCAAACTGATCATCAGCTTTTTCGGGCTATGGATCATCACCTTTGTTACTGGGCGCAAAACCATCAGTCAGCTTACACCGCTTGACTTCTTATCTTCCTTAATCCTGAGTGAAATCGTTGGGGCAAGCCTCTATGATGATAAAGTAAAATTGTCCCATCTGTTATTCGCTCTAGCGTTATGGACAACCATGTCTTTCCTCTTCGAGAAGGCAACCACCCACTTTGTCAAGTTCGGCTATTTAACGGAAGGGCGGGCGGTTCTTCTGATCGATAACGGAAAGCTCAACCAAAAGCTGCTCGATAAATACGACATGGAATATAAACAGCTGCTGTCCATGCTCAGACGGCAAAATATTTTCTCATTAACCGAAGTCAAATACGCCATTCTGGAAACGGACGGCTCGCTATCCGTCATGCGCAAACCCGAATACGAGCCGCCGACGGCCCAGGATCTTGGCATCGAAGCCAAGCCGGATCCCTTCACGGTAACGGTTGTCGACAAGGGAAGGCTGCTCGAGGAATCCATGCTGGGCAAGCACATCGAACACAATGAGATTCAATCGAAAGCGCGGGAACAAGGTTTTGAATCCTTGGAAGATATCGCATACGCGGAGTATGGGGATGACGGAAAGCTCTATGTTTTCTCCAAAAAAGAGGTTCAGGATTGAATTTATACCCTTAGATGATCGCAACGCAAAAAAGCCTGGTTCCCAGGCTTTTTTGTGTGTTTCGTATATTCTAACGACAAAGCGAATTCGACGATATTCTTCCGGAGCACCAAGCGTTATCCCTTTCTCAAAAGAAATCCATGAGGTAGGTTTGGCCTGCAGGAATCATCGTTTCCAGCTGTGCTGCAGCCTTAGCATCTCCGGTCAGGCGGTGGATGGAATACAGTGCCTGCGGTCTTTTATATCCGGTAAACAAGGCCGACAGTGTCTGAATGTCGGTAGACAGATCCGCCTGCTCCCCTCGATCGGATGGGAGCTCCGACAGTTCCGCTTTCCCCTCTCCATTCACCGACAGCCTCCACAGGCCTGCATTCCAAGGCGCTGCGGAATCCTCCACCTCGATGGTCAGGACAGCTTCCCGCCCCGCTTCAAAAGCATACTGCTCCACGAAGGATTGTAAATCCACGATACGGGCCATGAAGTAAGGAACCGTTTCCCGGGTAACGCGGGGATCCGGCAGCATATAGGGCAGCTGGTCATCCGTCGGCACCATCGTCATGGTCACCTGCTCGATCCTGGAATCATGGTTCGCAAAAAAAGTCCAGAGCGCGCTTCGGGCTTCTTCATTCAGGAAAACAAATTCGTCGCACACCAGTTCTTTGTCTTTTAGCTCATATAACGCATAGCCCGTCGGTTTGCCCTCGGCAGAATAATACACAACGCTGTGATTGTCTCCCTGCAGGACGAATCTTGTCCACCATGCCTCTTCGCGCACTAGGGTACCGTTATACCGGCTGACATAGGCCTGATACATGCCATCCAGTACAGCAATGTCGTTTACATCTCTTACAACGCGGCCCGGCACCTCCACTTTACGCGGAAATTTGGACACCGGAATGACGTACTTATAATATTCCGCGAACAATTCCCAGCCATACTTGCGATAAAACGGGATCGAGAACGGATGCAGGAAGGAAAGGGTCTGTCCCTTGCCCTTCATTTCTTGCAATGCATGCTTAAGCAGCGTCGAGACATGTCCCTGTCTGCGGTTCTCCGGCCATGTTGCCACGCCCGCAATGCCGCCCATCGCGAAAGTGTTCCCCTGCAAATAGACCTGCAGCGGAATGATGGTCAGTTTCGCCTGCAGCTCTTCCCCGTCAAAAATTCCCCAGAATCGCTCTGGTTTAAAATGCTTCTGATTGGACTCTCGCTGCTCCGGCGTCAGCGTATATTGAAAGGCATATTCGGATAAACTCGTGCTGATGTCAAATTCATCCGTTCTTAATTGTCTAAGTTCCATTCTTGCTTCACCTCTCCAATCTTCATATGTACGTTAATTGCTGAATGACGCGTGTGATCCCGGCACGAAAAAGTGGGTTCCAAGGCACATGACCAGTATAACATCGCAGCTGTCTATGCGATACAAAACACCGTTCGATTTCAGGTGAATATCCAACCGTGCATGAATACAAAAAACTTAGAATATTTTACACAAACTTTTAGTAAGCTGCTTGACAAAGATAACCCACTAAGATTATGATTAGCTCATGCAAAATAACAAGCACACCATGATCACAATATATTCAGAATAATCGGGAGGTAAGAACAGTGTCCAAATTGAATATCGGTATTATTTTAGGCAGTACCCGTCAAGGTCGTTTAAGTCCGCAAGTAGGTGAATGGGTTAAACGTATCGCTGACGAGCGCGGAGATGCAAACTACGAAATCGTAGATATCGCGGATTACAAGCTTCCGCTTTTGGGCGAAGCCGACGCGACTGAACAAGCAACGGCTTGGAATACCAAACTTGCAAGTTTGGACGGCTTTGTATTCATCGTTCAGGAGTACAACCACAGTATTTCCGGCTCATTGAAGAACGCACTCGATTATGCCCGTGAGGCATGGAACAATAAAGCTGCAGGCATCGTGAGTTACGGTTCTGTTGGCGGCGCACGCGCTGCCGAGCATCTGCGCGGAATCCTGGGCGAGCTGTCCGTAGCGGACGTTCGCGTACATCCTGCCCTCTCGTTATTCACTGATTTCGAGAACGGCTCTGTGTTCAAACCGGCAGATCTGCATCTTGTCAATCTGAATGGCATGCTTGACCAAGTGCTTGCTTGGAGCGGTGCTTTGAAGACGCTGCGCTAATCTCTAATAATTAGGACTGCCGCCGCTTCATCTTTCGATGAGGCGGCGGCAGTCCTTTTTTTCAGGCATCCACGCTTCATACCGAAAACCTGCGCCTATTCGATATCAATATGAAACGTTTCGTTTAGCCCTTTCTTGCCCTCGGGCGTGATTTTAACGGCCCTTGTTTTCGGAATGCGTTGCACCCAACCCAATTCCAATAGTCTTTCCAACAGCGCATGGCCCAGCGCCCCGGCAAGGTGATGACGTCTTTCACTCCAGTCCAAGCATCGGTGCGTGAAGGATCGGCGTTTTTTCTTCACGCGTTCCAGATCGATTTGAAACGCCTTGAAGAAGCCTTCTCCTTTTTCGGTAACCGTAAATTGATGATCCACTTCGGATAAAATCCCTGCACTGAGAAGCGAATCCGTCAATTGAATTCCCAAACTCCCCGCAAGATGATCATAGCAAGTCCTTGCATGGCGAATGGCTTCGTGCTCCAAAGCTTGGTTGAATGATCTTATTTCAACGGGAGGCGTTATCGATAGAAGGCTCTCCATGATCCGGGCAACCTCCTGGTTCTCTATTCCGTAATAACGATGCCTTCCCTGTTTTTCGACGGCCACCAGATTCGCCGCAACCATTTTGGATAAATGAAAGCTAGCCGTTTGCGGTTTGATATTTGCCATGTACGCCAGCTCTCCTGCCGGGTGGTAACGACCATCCAATAAGACGGTCATGATGGCCGCTCTCGATGCATCGCTTACGAGTGAGGCTACCTGTGCTATGTTCGGACTCGCATTCATCTCCATCCCTCCTGATGTAATCCATATTTCGATGAGCATCGAACCTTTTCTATTCTACAATGATTTGGGATAGAACCGTTAATGGGAGGAACATTTTATGAAAAAAACCGCTCAAATGATCGACACTGAACTAAT
Proteins encoded:
- a CDS encoding NADPH-dependent FMN reductase; translation: MSKLNIGIILGSTRQGRLSPQVGEWVKRIADERGDANYEIVDIADYKLPLLGEADATEQATAWNTKLASLDGFVFIVQEYNHSISGSLKNALDYAREAWNNKAAGIVSYGSVGGARAAEHLRGILGELSVADVRVHPALSLFTDFENGSVFKPADLHLVNLNGMLDQVLAWSGALKTLR
- a CDS encoding glycoside hydrolase family 88 protein, which gives rise to MWSNAIQDAVEKIRKNMDAFGARFPHVSRDGAYLLNDNDDWTNGFWSGLLWLCYEYTGDEAFRLGAKRTVEDFRRRFAGKKVLDHHDIGFLYSLSSKAEWIVEKDESARQLTLQAADLLLKRWRPSGGYIQAWGPEGDEQEGGRIIIDCLMNLPLLFWAGQQTGKSQYREIAIMQAEKTRRYLVRGDDSSYHTFFFDPHTGEPIGGATHQGYTNGSTWTRGQAWGVYGFALAYRYTGNHAYLDTSKRMARYFLEHLPEDHVALWDFNAPVTAETYRDSSASAIVAAGLLELIGHLEEGDPERAGFEQGLKDSMTSLVRHYSTIGQEAEGLLQHGSYHVRGGLSPDDFMIWGDYFYLEALIRLETGSKGYWYER
- a CDS encoding ClbS/DfsB family four-helix bundle protein, with product MQTYPSKEAFIAEIRRTYKLFDQEFDDVPEDKKNHRIGEVDRTPQEMIAYQLGWLSLVMSWERDERAGIEVTTPAPDYKWNQLGALYQRFYQAYDGYSLEELRSMLKQRTDEWCEWINRLTEEELFRPGVRKWTVTSANWPMWKWLHINSVAPFKSFRTKIRKWKKFVA
- a CDS encoding DUF421 domain-containing protein translates to MDMFIDLGVKLIISFFGLWIITFVTGRKTISQLTPLDFLSSLILSEIVGASLYDDKVKLSHLLFALALWTTMSFLFEKATTHFVKFGYLTEGRAVLLIDNGKLNQKLLDKYDMEYKQLLSMLRRQNIFSLTEVKYAILETDGSLSVMRKPEYEPPTAQDLGIEAKPDPFTVTVVDKGRLLEESMLGKHIEHNEIQSKAREQGFESLEDIAYAEYGDDGKLYVFSKKEVQD
- the thrS gene encoding threonine--tRNA ligase translates to MSIVVTLQDGSKKEYPAQTTMIQIAESIHSGLKKNAVAAKVDGKLVDLNRELREDAEVSIITLDSEDGLYVYRHSTAHLMAQAVKRLYGSESVHLGVGPVIEDGFYYDMDLGHSITADDLIAIEREMQKIVQEDLPILRKEVGRKEAERIFQDDPYKMELIRELPEDEVISVYEQGEFVDLCRGPHLPSTGRIKAFKLMSVAGAYWRGDSDNKMLQRIYGTAFPKKSQLDEHLLLLEEAKKRDHRKLGKELGLFMFSEEAPGMPFFLPNGMIIRNELEQFARGLQFHRDYDEVRTPLMMNKRLWEMSGHWDHYKDNMYFTQVDETEYALKPMNCPGHMLVYKNSLHSYRELPIRISEFGQVHRHEFSGALNGMMRVRTFCQDDAHIFVRPDQIQEEIKQVIDFISRVYQVFGFEYTIELSTRPEDSMGSEELWEQAESSLQQVLDQLGLPYRINEGDGAFYGPKIDFHILDSLKRSWQCGTIQLDFQFPEKFDLSYIGEDNQKHRPVVIHRAVFGSIERFIGILTEHYGGAFPMWLAPVQVMIIPVSDHYIDYSLKVKKRLESAGIRVNVDVRNEKLGYKIREAGLLKTPYTLVLGEKEMNSDHVSVRKRGEGELGEIAMDQVIERLRNEIDSKEF
- a CDS encoding alginate lyase family protein; amino-acid sequence: MNADAMEASANAVLEILNLKDPAMGSMQDADDQGHRHDLLYKLHQYFTCRRTPGWWMSGEDKQYITDYVKQYCADGLETVMKTAEEVVQQTFLFRFPWDMERSQIPVTFEGSVNWSHIPDQDAEWAYMLNRHRYWVALGQAYAMTGDEKYAEAFCRQLEDWIDRNPVPEEPTTDTLTWRPIEAGLRSANWIKALRYMIGSPSLTPLLLGKALISLHEHGEYLAASFTSWKHISNWGVLETCGLYHIALYFPEFKSSARWRELGEERLNETARLQIMVDGIHWEQSPTYHHEVLACYLDCVHLANLNGLELDGLFRHKVREMAEASLYWAKPNHKQPMLGDSDDSDIRSILTYAAWLFEDPVLRFGGYALPDYDHAWLFGMSGIRDYEAMVPAEPPSLSRAFPHSGHYTMRTGWGEDALYLYFHCGPLGGGHGHADMLHMDLHAYGRDLLTDLGRYNYSDLTPLRKALKESSAHNTTVVDGIGFTGVKDTWSFDRIAGPLGCRWISKPEFDYVEGAHDGYLYGSDPLYPRRRIIFIKPYFWLLIDSLACLEQHTFTQHFHFTHPPGEVRMEGESLICRTTTLGEANLSIIPVTADGLRGEVGEGMISREYNLLEPNANVAYSRTGKGCISIMQVLYPHRAGDTALPRVRKVPVYRHTGERVHDGQAEACGIQLPGMDEEFILVVSHRAPSGHYDSYVVEGMQIFGEVVLMTLQGRNKQATVII
- a CDS encoding GNAT family N-acetyltransferase, which produces MELRQLRTDEFDISTSLSEYAFQYTLTPEQRESNQKHFKPERFWGIFDGEELQAKLTIIPLQVYLQGNTFAMGGIAGVATWPENRRQGHVSTLLKHALQEMKGKGQTLSFLHPFSIPFYRKYGWELFAEYYKYVIPVSKFPRKVEVPGRVVRDVNDIAVLDGMYQAYVSRYNGTLVREEAWWTRFVLQGDNHSVVYYSAEGKPTGYALYELKDKELVCDEFVFLNEEARSALWTFFANHDSRIEQVTMTMVPTDDQLPYMLPDPRVTRETVPYFMARIVDLQSFVEQYAFEAGREAVLTIEVEDSAAPWNAGLWRLSVNGEGKAELSELPSDRGEQADLSTDIQTLSALFTGYKRPQALYSIHRLTGDAKAAAQLETMIPAGQTYLMDFF
- a CDS encoding ArsR/SmtB family transcription factor, whose amino-acid sequence is MNASPNIAQVASLVSDASRAAIMTVLLDGRYHPAGELAYMANIKPQTASFHLSKMVAANLVAVEKQGRHRYYGIENQEVARIMESLLSITPPVEIRSFNQALEHEAIRHARTCYDHLAGSLGIQLTDSLLSAGILSEVDHQFTVTEKGEGFFKAFQIDLERVKKKRRSFTHRCLDWSERRHHLAGALGHALLERLLELGWVQRIPKTRAVKITPEGKKGLNETFHIDIE